The proteins below are encoded in one region of Telopea speciosissima isolate NSW1024214 ecotype Mountain lineage chromosome 10, Tspe_v1, whole genome shotgun sequence:
- the LOC122642784 gene encoding protein WHAT'S THIS FACTOR 1 homolog, chloroplastic-like — protein sequence MRFFNRSSISCNLMSSRVGARQWDWISARSSPSLLVDVDHRVRVWTQFAVSISSLKVVWRKDHDLDEAIENDKEWRLCTKVVKEVLNEPGQVIPLRYLEKRRERLRLQVKVKTFLSKYPGLFDIYLDRIKPKTEPVPFVRASDRLCRFLDEEKHIKAENEHLLVAKLCKLLLMSRDRVVSADKLVHVKREFGFPDDFLCSMVPKYPQFFRLVGSPGEGKSFLELVSWNPDFSQSVIEQRAEEESRLTGIRVRPAFNVKLPKGFFLRKEMREWTRDWMELPYISPYADASQLDQASPEMEKRTVGLFHELLSLSILKRMPVPILGKFSEEYRFSNAFAGVFTRHSGIFYMSLKGGIKTAMLREAYRSSELVGRDPLLVIKDKFIELLAEGRLERAEQLKLRKEAIQKDMEMAAIKNLEIPSDGQEDG from the exons ATGCGTTTCTTCAATCGATCTTCCATATCCTGTAATCTCATGAGCTCAAGAGTCGGGGCTCGTCAGTGGGATTGGATTTCTGCAAGAAGCTCACCATCTCTCTTAGTTGATGTGGATCATAGGGTTAGAGTTTGGACCCAATTTGCTGTTTCCATTTCAAGCCTTAAGGTCGTGTGGCGTAAGGATCATGATTTGGATGAGGCTATCGAAAATGACAAGGAATGGAGGCTCTGTACCAAGGTTGTGAAGGAGGTTTTGAATGAACCTGGACAGGTTATTCCACTTCGTTACCTGGAGAAGCGAAGAGAAAGGTTGCGTCTCCAAGTTAAGGTCAAAACATTCCTCAGTAAGTACCCTGGACTCTTCGATATCTACCTTGATCGGATCAAACCTAAAACTGAGCCTGTCCCATTCGTCCGTGCCAGCGATCGCCTCTGCCGGTTTCTTGACGAAGAGAAGCATATCAAAGCTGAGAATGAGCATTTATTGGTGGCGAAGTTGTGTAAATTGCTATTGATGTCCAGAGACAGAGTGGTAAGCGCCGATAAATTGGTTCACGTCAAGAGGGAATTTGGGTTCCCTGATGATTTCTTGTGTAGTATGGTGCCCAAATACCCACAATTCTTTAGGTTGGTTGGGAGCCCTGGTGAGGGAAAATCATTCTTGGAATTGGTCTCCTGGAACCCAGACTTCTCTCAGTCAGTTATAGAACAAAGAGCAGAGGAAGAGTCCAGGTTAACAGGGATCCGAGTCAGGCCTGCCTTTAATGTCAAGCTTCCTAAAGGTTTCTTCCTCAGGAAAGAAATGAGAGAATGGACCAGAGACTGGATGGAGCTTCCCTATATATCGCCTTATGCTGATGCTTCACAGTTGGATCAGGCTTCtccagagatggagaagaggacaGTGGGACTTTTCCATGAGTTGCTTTCGCTGTCCATCCTCAAAAGGATGCCTGTGCCAATATTGGGCAAGTTCAGTGAGGAGTATCGGTTCTCCAATGCATTTGCTGGTGTTTTCACGAGGCACTCAGGAATCTTCTACATGTCCCTAAAAGGTGGAATCAAAACTGCTATGCTTCGTGAAGCCTACCGGAGTTCTGAGCTGGTCGGTCGCGATCCTTTGCTTGTAATTAAAGATAAGTTCATTGAACTGTTGGCTGAAGGGCGCCTTGAAAGAGCAGAACAACTGAAACTGAGGAAAGAAGCAATTCAGAAGGATATGGAAATGGCGGCAATTAAGAATTTGGAAATACCATCTGACGGG CAAGAAGATGGGTAG